AGGTAAATTAAACAGTGCGACAGGTCTGTGTCACAGTGGCTGTACTTAGTGGTGGGGTGTTGGCATCCCCTCGCAGGTGTTTTGAATGCTGGCAGAATGGCCGGAAATCCAGCAGCTGCTGGAGAATATGGCTTTGGTGTCCCGCCCCCCCAGAGAGGATCGCGGTCTGTGGCCTGTTTGTGGTCACCACAGCCCCGGGGTTCATGGCCTTTGTGGGACCGCTCTCGGCCAGCCCGGCTGGATGGATGAGAGAGGACGGCCTCACATGTGTCTGGGAAAGCCACGGCGGCCAGTAACGTGGTAGGAAAAACCCGCCCTGATACCTCGGGTTCCCGAGTCCAAGTCCCAGGGTGTTGCTTGACCTTGAGCATCGTGCTTAAACGTGCGATACAATGCAGAAAGGGGGTTGGGCTTCATATTTGGGATTCTCCCGACCTGCTGACCATCCtaccgtgcccccccccccccccagtagaattaatgattaatttcttCCTCCTTGCTAATGGAGTACCTTTTCCTGCTAGAGCTCAGAGCACCATGAGAGCCTGGGGTTCAGGCGGTCGTGACGCTGTGCTTGGGGCGTGTGTGCGCCTGCAGTCTCATACCACTGCGTctgcccccctctctctctgtgtatTTATAGCTTactggctggggaggggggctatgCAGATGGGCGGTAGGATGGACCCTGAGAAGGGGGTGCTGGAGCTTGCTAATTCTCCAGCCTAACAGGTGTGCTGCTACACAGGGGTGAGAATGAGGACTCCTATAAGCGTGCTTGCGTCTGTGTATCTGTCAGGCTCAGAGCAGCCCCAGAGGGTTGTTCGGGGTAATTACTCTCTTCTTTTCAATACACCTGGTTTCCTCCTGAACTCGGAAATGGTGAGCCTGTCCCTCCTGGCTCCCCCGCAGCATGCGCCCGCTCTACTTGCGCCTCATCGCGGCCGTCCCAGATCGAAGCTGCCATGTAGCGgcgccccctcccccttttctGAAGGGGCGTGCGTGTTTCGTGGGAATGTTCACCAAGGCTGACACGTGCTTGGCCCTCAGTGAGCCCTGGTCCCGGATGAAATCTGACTTTCAGCAGAAAAGCTTCTCCATCTGTTTATCATTACGGCGGGAACTGCTGAAGTCTCAGGGTAAATAATCTGGGAATTCCAGTTCTGGCCTGACTGCTGTTAGCTGCTGTGGGCTGTTGGACCGGGCCAATATAAGGCTCGATGTACAAGCCGCGGTCGGGTTTAGATGTAATTTCTGCTGCTATGCAGCTCGATACCCCTGTGCTAAGCTTTCAGAAGGACCTGTGTTTCTGGCGCAGTCTGCACATCGCCTGTGGGATGTGCAGTGGAATCTGTCAGGGatagtttaaaataaaaatgtccatgTTCACTGACCCTGAAGGTGTCGTGTCTAATCTGGCCTGAAAAATCAGAGGGGCCAATTCTTGGAGAAACCCCCATTTGTCTCTGGCTGGCTGGCTGCAGGTGCTTGCTCGCCTACACTGCAGGGAGGTGCAAGTGCCCTGGGGGCCCCCCCTGTGACGCAGCAGTCAGATTGAAGGTGGCAGCAGCCGGATAGGATTGCCACACCTCTGTGGGCCACAGGGCCAGAACTGATACGCAGCTGGGCAGGTTTTGAAAGCAAGCTTGAGCAGTGTACTGTCATTTCTTGGTCAACctccaccccacacacacacactttggtAAAGCAGCTGCAGCTGTAGGGCGGCAGTGCCGCATATCACTCATGTCTGGCGGACTGCGGCGCCGttcaggggggtggggtgggagtcCTCGTCAAGGACACGGGCCGCTTCAGAATGCTTCTGCATGATGCTGGCGGTCTGCACTTCCTGTTCGTTCACTGGGGTCCCTGCGTTTTCTGGTGCTAAGAGGTCAAAAGAGATCAAAGAACCTGATTCGTTTGTGACGAACTACCTCTTGAAGTGACTTTGCTTAAAATAAGGGGGCTGTAAGGTTCCCCCACGGGAGTGCACTTCCATTAACACCACAATACACTTCAACGGCACATTACGGACCTCTCACCTGAAATTAACCTGTGCAGCGAAGCGGGTGTTAGGCTTTGGGGGCTATTAGAGCAGTGAGGGCTTCATATTCGGAAGGAGACCTTGGACATCATTAACGGCTTGATGTGGGAGTGCTGATGGAACACCGAGGCCAGTCACACCCCCGCTCTTTTCCAGTTCTGTTTCATTTGTGTAAGGCTGTTCTAAGAAACTAGGGACtattatattatttaaagtGTGAATTGGAACAAAATGTACCAAAAAAGACAGTGGAAGGATCTTGGACAGAGATACCGGGGAGGAATGGAATGAGAAAGTGGTGGCAAAAGACTTTTCTACATAATACCAGGTCAAATGCAGTGATTGGGTGTCTGAGGTGTGCTGCTGATAAATATTGCGATGGATTTGTGTTTTGGCCATCGGTTTAAGATGAGCACTTTGCCCATGTTTGTGGCAGTGCAGCGTAACTTGAGCTGGAGTTGGCAGGTTGCATCTGCCGTAGCTATTAGGCACGCTTGTCATTTGTAGCCCATTCCTACTTAGTTGCAGGTTAAGAAAAGTAACCATTTTCTTTTCATTGCAGGTGTACATTCTCAAAGGAGTGTGGAGTGGAGAAGACTCGAATTCCCTTGCATTATCTGAGACCCTTCCTCCCTGGCCATTGCAATGGGTACCCCGGGAACTGGAGAGCCTTACCCATGATGCCAGTGAGCCAGCTGGCGACCAGCAGGACCCAGTCTGCTGCCCACTGCTAtgggtttgcttttccttctgctgGCTGTGTGCCGATTGCTGTCACTGTATAGATCAAGAAGTCAGCTGCTTGAGATGGATGGGGAGACGGGAAGGACATGGAGTTCATCAGGCATCAGCCCGAGAGGAGAAAGATGAAGCTTCCCATGTATTCCCAAGCTTTCTGTGCGTTGAAAGAGCAAATTCTGAACATGGAACCTGAATGGTCACGCATCTGAGAAGAGCGCACTGGAAGGAACACTGCAGTATCACTTTTCCGGGCGTCACCATGGCTGCTGACCCTCCATGACATCAACTTGAgccgtaaaaaaaaaagtcgagGGGTGTAAACGATGTCAGCATACAACATACTGCGAAATGGCGGCGCAGGAAATGGGGGCCAGCCATGGGTCCTGCGATGCTCTAACCGCATCCGGCTGACTTGGCTCAGCTTCACGCTCTTCTTCATCCTGGTTTTTTTCCCACTGATTGCCCACTACTACCTCGCTGCCATTGACGAGTCCGGTGGACCTGACAAGCGCATCTTCGGGCCACGGGCTGGCGGTGAGCTGTGTGAGGCCAAACATGTGCAGGACTTGTGCCGCATCCGTGAGTCGGTGAGCGAGGAGTTACTGCAGCTGGAGGCCAAGCGGCAGGAGCTCAATGGCGAGATCGGCCGCCTCAACCTGCGCATCGAGGCTTGCAAGAAGAGCATCGAGAATGCCAAGCAGGACCTGCTGCAGCTCAAGAATGTCATCAGCCAGACGGAGCACTCCTACAAGGAGCTCATGGCCCAGAACCAACCCAAGCTCTCTCTTCCTGTGCGCCTGCTGCCGGACAAGGACGACGCGGGGCTCCCGCCGCCCAAGTCCACCCGTGCCTGCCGGCTCCACTCCTGCTTTGACTACTCACGGTGCCCGCTTACTTCCGGCTTCCCGGTGTACGTGTACGACCCAGGGAGCTACCCCTGGGGCGAGAACCTGGACCCGCTTGTGAAGCAGGCTTTCATGGCTTCTGCGAAAGGTAGCATTTATGTGACTGATGACCCCAGCATTGCCTGCCTATATGTGGTTCTTGTTGGGGAGGTGCAGGAGCCCCCGTTCCACTCCTCCTCCCTCTTGCCATCCAGTCTGGAGAAGCAACTGCACGCGCTGCCCTACTGGAGAAAGGATGGCCACAACCACCTGCTAGTTCACCTGTCCAGGAAGTCCATGACACAGAACTTCCTGTACAATGTCAGCACAGGCCGGGCAGCCGTGGCGCAGTCCACCTTCCTGGAGCGGCAGTACCGGCCCGGCTTCGACCTTGTGGTATCGCCACTGGTACACGCCCTCTCCGAGCCCAACTTTCTAGAGGTGCCGCCACAGGTGCCAGTGAAAAGGAAGTACCTCTTCAGCTTCCAGGGAGAGAAGGTTGAGTCCCTGCGGAGCAGCTTGCAAGAAGGTCCACCTCAGTCTTTTGAGGAGGAAATGGAAGGTGACCCTCCAGCGGATTATGATGACCGCATCATTGGTACTCTGAAGGCTGTGCAGGATAGCCGCTTGGACCAGGTACTGGTGGAGTTCACTTGCAAGAGCCAGCCATGGCCCACCCTGCCTACAGAATGGGCACTGtgtggagagagggaggagaggcTGGAGATATTAAAGGCCTCTACCTTTGCCCTGGTCATCTCCCCGGGTGATGGGCAGCTGGTAGCGTCCGCGGGCTGTGGCATACGGCTTTTCGAGGCCTTAGAGGTGGGGGCTATCCCCGTTGTGCTAGGTGACCACTCCCGGCTGCCCTACCATGAGTTGGTCAGCTGGAACGAGGCAGCCTTGCTGGTGCCCAAGCCACGCATCACAGAGCTGCACTTCCTCCTGCGCAGCATCTCCGACAATGACCTATTGGCCATGCGGCGCCAGGGCCGCTTCCTGTGGGAAACGTACTTCTCCACGGCTGAGGGTGTGCTTGGTACTATCCTGGCCAGCGTGCGCACCCGCATCCAGATACCGGCTGCCCCCATCCGGGAGGAGCCTGCCCAGGAAATCCCCCACAAGGTGGGAAAGACTGCGGGGACCGACCCCAACATGGCTGACAATGGGGACCTGGACCTAGGGCCAGTGGAGACGGAGCCTCCATATGCCTCGCCTCGGTTCCTGCGTAATTTCACATGCACGGCCGCGGACACTTACCGCGCTTGGAACCGGCCGCCGGGGCCCTTCCATCTCTTCCCTCACATGCCCCTGGACCCCGTGCTCCCATCTGAGGCCAAGTTCCTGGGCTCAGGGACAGGCTTCAGGCCCATTGGTGGTGGCACGGGTGGCTCAGGCAAGGAGTTCCAGGCGGCCCTTGGAGGTAATGTCCCCCGAGAGCAGTTCACGGTGGTTATGCTGACCTATGAGCGGGAAGAAGTGCTCATGAACTCCCTGGAGAGACTGAATGGTCTGCCCTACCTCAACAAGGTGGTGGTGGTTTGGAACTCCCCCAAGCCACCCTCCGATGACCTCCTCTGGCCAGACATAGGCCTCCCAATTGTGGTAAGTGGGCTTCGGTTTCATCTCGGTGATGCTTATTGTATCGTGAACTTTGAATATGACAGAGCCCAGCAGATGTTACTTTTCAAGTTTTTGTACACAGCCTTGAATGTTCTTTTTCAGTTAGCATGCTGTCCAGAACATGTAAACCCACGTAGCCAGTCAGTCAGGTGCCATCAGATTACTGTGGGGCTGCTTTGAGGCTTTTGTTCTGCTAGGGTGTCCTGGCAACTGCAAAGCCAAGCTGAGCCGAGCCATGATAGGATCTGCCAGTTGCTGagggggggagatggggggcAGAGGAGCCTTCAAAGGGAGGGTCCAGACTGGGAGTGGCATGTCTACGTGCATATTCACAGAGAAGGATGCTTTCATCCATCTGACTGAAGTGAGACTTTGTTGGTGTCAGTGTCAGTTAGATGTATCATGGAGCATATGGCCCAGGACAGACACCATCGGGAGCTCCATGACCATCCTGCGTTATCTGAATCCAGCTAGTTGTAGGTATTAGTCAGTGTTTTATACCAGTGGCTAAAGTGGAATCTGTGCTTCAGGCTCTGTACCAATGGCCCAGTTTGGTGTGTTTCTAGTATGTATTTGATGTGGTGTTTTCCTCAAAATTCACCAGATTATTGGCTTTCTAATAATTAACGAACTAAAatgttaaatttaaatgtaaagctTATAATGTGTGCATCCACAATTTCCTTTTAACTGATGGTGCTGACAAGTGCTCAGTTTCTGCAGTATGAAGGTCAGCAGTAAGCCTTTCTTGGTTGGGTGTTTTTAATTAGTATTTGTCGTTGGTTGTTATGCTGGCTCCCCATGGTAATGACGTCATCACTTGGCATTTGTAGGCCTCCTGCAGGTAACCAGGGTGGAAAGTGTGTGTGCCATTCAGACATCTCTGCAAACACCCTTTAAGTGAATACTGTTTTCATCTTTGGAGGATTATCAAAGAGCATGAAATCTTTTTACCAAAAGTGTTTTCTGGACAGGAAGCTTTGAGGCGTGGTTTTAAATTTTTACATTCTTCTTTACTACGACTTCACTTCAAATTACACTTCATCTTATTTTTCCATATTTTTGGTTTCACATATTTTGCCAGTTTCCTTCGAAATTTTAGACATGATCTCAGTGACCCGTCACTGGAAAATGCTTCAGGTTGTTCCCAAATGGCAGGGAATACAAACCTCCTGTAAGTGTTTGTATCTCCGAACCACCAAGCCTGTAGAGTTAAGGGACTGACAGGCAGTTTCCTGCTTCATCAGGCCTGGTGTCAATCTCGTCCTTCAGGTAGTCCGCACTGAGAAGAACAGCCTGAATAACCGCTTCCTGCCATGGGACGCGGTGGAGACGGAGGCCATCTTGTCCATCGACGACGACGCTCACCTCCGGCATGACGAGATCATGTTTGGCTTTCGGTGAGTGCCGTGGCGTGGAAGGAGAGCGCGGGCATGTCTGTAAAGTGGAGACTCTTCCTGATTATCGCTGAGGTTGgcgcagacacagacacacggctGGCCCTTGAGCAGGCATTTTTAAGTACGCAGTGTCCTCTTGTTGCCTGCGTGTGTGAATCTTCAGATTGTACTGCACGACGGAGAATAAGTGAACCTGTGAACAAGCCCCCACATGGTTTTTCTGACTCGCACCCTGTGAGTGTGAGGTAGCCTTCATGGCCACT
This window of the Paramormyrops kingsleyae isolate MSU_618 chromosome 19, PKINGS_0.4, whole genome shotgun sequence genome carries:
- the extl3 gene encoding exostosin-like 3, which translates into the protein MSAYNILRNGGAGNGGQPWVLRCSNRIRLTWLSFTLFFILVFFPLIAHYYLAAIDESGGPDKRIFGPRAGGELCEAKHVQDLCRIRESVSEELLQLEAKRQELNGEIGRLNLRIEACKKSIENAKQDLLQLKNVISQTEHSYKELMAQNQPKLSLPVRLLPDKDDAGLPPPKSTRACRLHSCFDYSRCPLTSGFPVYVYDPGSYPWGENLDPLVKQAFMASAKGSIYVTDDPSIACLYVVLVGEVQEPPFHSSSLLPSSLEKQLHALPYWRKDGHNHLLVHLSRKSMTQNFLYNVSTGRAAVAQSTFLERQYRPGFDLVVSPLVHALSEPNFLEVPPQVPVKRKYLFSFQGEKVESLRSSLQEGPPQSFEEEMEGDPPADYDDRIIGTLKAVQDSRLDQVLVEFTCKSQPWPTLPTEWALCGEREERLEILKASTFALVISPGDGQLVASAGCGIRLFEALEVGAIPVVLGDHSRLPYHELVSWNEAALLVPKPRITELHFLLRSISDNDLLAMRRQGRFLWETYFSTAEGVLGTILASVRTRIQIPAAPIREEPAQEIPHKVGKTAGTDPNMADNGDLDLGPVETEPPYASPRFLRNFTCTAADTYRAWNRPPGPFHLFPHMPLDPVLPSEAKFLGSGTGFRPIGGGTGGSGKEFQAALGGNVPREQFTVVMLTYEREEVLMNSLERLNGLPYLNKVVVVWNSPKPPSDDLLWPDIGLPIVVVRTEKNSLNNRFLPWDAVETEAILSIDDDAHLRHDEIMFGFRVWREARDRIVGFPGRYHAWDVNHQSWLYNSNYSCELSMVLTGAAFFHKYYAYLYSYVMPQAIRDMVDEYINCEDIAMNFLVSHITRKPPIKVTSRWTFRCPGCPQALSHDDSHFHERHKCINYFVKVYGYMPLLYTQFRVDSVLFKTRLPHDKTKCFKFI